The stretch of DNA TTGAACCATGGATAAAAGAGAGCGTAAATTACAGGATTTATACAAGAATTAATGTACATAAACCAGCTGAATATATTGAGCATGACTGATGATGTGGAGACACTGCTCTCTGTGAGGATACAAATGTAATATGGAATCCAGCAAAGTAAATACATGACAACCACAATCCCTAGAGTCTTTGCAGCCTTGTGCTCTGATTTCTTTTCCACCACAACCATGGTATGCTGGTGTATGTTAGGAGCAGTTGCAGCACTGATGAGCTTAATTTGCTTTCTGGCTGTGTTAAAGATTCTGACATACAAAGCAATCATGGCAGTGCATGGACTAAGAAAGGTAATTATGACATCAGTGATAGCTAAGGTGTAGTCTGTGACAACTGTGCAATGCCCATAGCATGAACTGTGAACAACAGGGTGACCCAAATGATCATATAAACTTATCACAGCATATACTATAGAGCAAAACCAACTGAGGAATATACAGAACATCGTTTTTTGGATTGTTACCTTAGAAGGATACCTTAACGGATCATGTACAGCTATGTACCTGTCAATTGATATGAAAACCAAATTACCAAGTGAGGCAGAGATAACTATGTAAAGAATAAATGGAAACAATGAACAAAACATTACACCAAAATACCAGCAGTTTTCAATTAATCTGATGCTTTCAATTGGCATCACAATAAACCCAACAACGAAGTCtgccacagccagagagaggatgagcagGTTGGTTGGAGTGTGAAGCTGCTtgaagtgagagatggagataatCACCAGCAGATTAagaaacacagtacacactgaGAGTGCTGCAAAGAAAATGTACAAAATAATATATCCAGATTTAGATCGCATCTCTTTAGGACAGGATACATTGTTTGAAGGAAAGCAATATTGAACAACATTGTATTCCACAGAGCCACTTATTTCCATAAATATAAAATACCAGTCAAATACAACTTcagtgtgaaaatgaaatgcaaataaaacccAGTAATTGAACAAATGAGTAAGATATTATGAAAGGATATTACTGCACGTCCCCTCTGTCTGCAATGTTTGGTGGAGGATCTGACTCCATCCTTTTTATGCCTGTGTTTGAAGCAGTCCTCTCTGATCACATGACATCAATAACCTTACTGTACAGGTACCCTTGATACCTAAGCCTAACCAATGTTACCTTTTGACATCACTAGTTTCAAATCacataattatttaattattctacctcattaatacccctaaattgcccccgtcccaactttttgGGGAATTTattgcaggcctgaatggcaggaatggatgattatttacaaatcaaataacgttgaccagacaaaacatgaaatacacgtgttcatactgtctgcgatgaaatacaagtcaaggtacatttataaatcactgcattcttttttatttgcattttccataccgttctgatctgatttggggttgtaggTTTAGGGGCCTTACATTTGTCCCATTGTCCGGTAAAGGCCCTTTGCCATCTCTGGTGCTGTTTGTGTATGACGTTTTACTGCTTATCTCGAACATAGTCTTGCAGTGCTCTCTAGTGTCTGACAGAGGAATGTCAGCCTAAGGATAGGCATGAATATTGTAGTTGCACTGATCTGTATAGTGAGGGCTTTCTGAGTTAGTTTAGCTTAAAGCAATGATATAACATACCTAATactataaaaaaatacattcacaacaatactattaaaaaaaacataattgaaTGTACTCTTTGGCCTAATGTCTAGAAGGATGTTATGTGTTGGATATAAAACAGACTTTTCTAAATAGTGGGTCATCACTATAAatcaggggtgtcaaactcaaatacacagagggccaaaattAAAAACTGCGTCCAAGCCGAGGGccggacatattcaatatttatcGAAAAGTAAAAAGATATATTGtattttttcatatgtaaacatgaacttaagtttaacataggcctatAAGCTTAGGCCTATTAgttattgcctataaacacagagatcaaatttcaaaagaaaataaacatcagtggcattcatttcttatacctctctttttctgcttaTCGCAGGCGCTCCATCTGTGGTCAGTCCCAAAAGTTTGTCCCAAGGCAGCCCCATTTCATCtacacatttggatacctctTCAAAGAGATCTTTCCCCGTAGTTGTGCCACGCATTGATTTAAATCCCAAAAGTTCCTCTATAACGCACAGAGTCGAGTCCACTCTACGGATGAagattgacagctgggcagTACCAGATGTGTCGCTGCTCTCATCCACAGCAAGGGAGTATGCAATTAAATCTTCTCCCTTTCCCATCAGCTGTTGTGGCAAGGTCACATTCACAATCAGCAACAGTGTTTCTGCTCAggctcacatttaaaaatgcttgCCTTTTATCAGGGCACACAATGTCGCAAACTTTTATCATGCAGTTCTTGACAAATTCTCCCTCGGTAAAGGGTCGGGCTACTTTAGCGATCTGTGCTACTACAATAAAGCTTGCCTTCACAGCAGCCTCACTTTGTGATTTGGCTTTTACGAACacagtctgctgtgacaccagacttcttttcaactcctctaccttctggagcttctgtttcgtgtccagatgtttgtacttgtcttggtgttttttttctttctcgttTTTGctgtcttaaattatattctttcattacagccacaAGAAAAACAGGTTAATCCTTTACATCGGTAAACATATATTCTGCTTCCCACCTCTCTTGAAAACGCCTGTTTTCAAAGTCCACCTTTCGTTTGGCAATTTTTTGGGGGTGGAGAGACAGGCCGCAAGCTAAACTTTGACTTCAggtgatgaggctgcagacagtggggcaagggctcGCTCCTAATTGACGTAGGCTACCAACGTGGTGgtagtgcattgtgggactgcAGTATTAATGGTGCGTGCAACATACCGGCGGCCGCGGCAGGCCAACTCTGAAAGACATTAGATATTATCTGGTGGGCCAAATAAAATTACACCATGGCCCactcaaatcaatggaactttttgcaacattcagaGGAGCCGGCGGGCCAGATGAAATTGCTTGGCAGGCCGGATCTGGCCCGCGGACCTTGAGTTTGACACATGTGCTATAAATGATTCATTAGAAATGTCATAACTTGTTTTTTCATGTATTCATCTAGTAATGAAACACATAGGCTGCCACTTTAATAAGTTGTTATATTGACACTCTGACCCAGGGAGATGTTAGAAATAAAAATATCCCTAGAGATCATAATCTGAACAATTAAGAATTGTTGAATGTTTGTAATAtgaaacataaacaaaacaatatgtTCCTGATACTGTACATATGGGATGCTGCAGTGGGTGTTTGTTTAACACCCTTGATTGAAATGCCTCTGGGATTCGAGGCACACTCATTATGTGGCTTCACATCACCTGCTCACCTCATTAAATTGAACCCACTGGTGTCAGACAAAAATAAGCCGACAAGTGGATGGCTGTTTGCTCGAAGGTGGCATCCCAGAGGTGAATGTCTCACTGATACTGGCTCACTGCCAGTAGGGCCTACAAGGACCCTCAAAGCAATGCGGCCTTCTATGATGTTTTTACAatttacatggtcagataacaATCActttttatcatttttgttcTGCCAAAGCTCCATATTGTGTGCGGTAAGTCATTAGTCATCAGGTTTTTATAAACCTGAGATTACATTTGTAATCAATCATCTGCCCAACACACAACCAAGTGTTAAAATCATTATGCCAGTGTAAACAGAACTGAATCAGTTAAACAAAGCTTTCATTTGGGTTAACTCATTTCAGGAGTGCATGTCAGGAAACACTGCTGAGATATGTGTAGCCTGATAGGAATTACACTCAGAGCCTATTTTAAACGCATTTAGAGGAAACAAATGCTCTCTTGCTTAGGCTTTAGATTTTTCTGTCCTTTTACTGGAAGAAATCTGAAAAATGTACAGGCATTTTCAATCGATTCTTATTCTAAACTAAATTGAGTTGAGAGTATTATGGAATTAGAGTTATGAGTTTTTGAGGTTATAAAAATCAATCATTTTGTAAAAACTTGATGTATAAAATCATATTTTAAGTATTAAGCAATGATTAATGTTCAAAGTGTTATGTTTAAAAAGAGTTTAAATGGAGTAGATCGAAATTTGGGCAAATATGTAGTGTAGTAATGTTAAAGTTTATGTTTATCTTTTATAGTCAAATCCTTTAACCTCTAGTTCTCAGTCTTGTTGAAGGGTTTAAAGATTATGGAAGATTATGACTATAAGCTCAATGAAGCTAAAGTCATATTCCATCATCTTGGCCTGCTCTCTCTACATTCTCTGCTGCTGAAGTCTATCCTCTGCTTCTCTGTATATCCTCTGGCTAAAGTGACTACCACCATCGGAAGCAACCATCTCATCGATCTTTTGAATGAGGTTGGTCACGTTGTTACTGAAGGCTACGCACCTGCCTCCCACAGCTCTGGACCACTTTGCAGAGCTTTTTGTGACCCCATGCCGAAAAGTCAATTATTGTTTCATCTTTCGATTGGTCTGTGAACACGACAATCATGGACTTGGAGGCTTCCTCTCCAAAGAGCTCTTGCAGGACTTTGACAGCATTTCGCTCTTCGCGAGTGAAACAGTTCAGCGAAATGACCAGCACAAAAGCATGAGTCCCAGGGTAGGAGACCTTAAAGCACCTCATGTCATAATATCTCTTGCTTTATGTAGTTCGGAGTATAACCTGTGTCCAAAATTGCAGGCGttacatttgttttatattGATTTGTTGACAGCCCCGGACGCTCTCCTTCTAGCAAAGCTGAGTGATGGAATTGGCTTATACTCAAACACTGCTCTTCCCAGGATTGTGTTACCCACAGCACTTTTCCCCACTCCTGTTTGCCCAATCATCACTGCCCTTAAGGGAGGACCTGGAGTATGGAAGATGCAAGGTAAACCTAAAAGTTTAAAGATTGTTTGACTCATAAAACGGTTTcagtttgcagtttttttttttttaaccttaaGTGTAAAGAAGAAATAGGGAGTATGTAAGAGTGGCAGAACGGTATGTTTTTAAAAGTAAATGTTATGGCCACTAAAGGTGGGGCGTAACAGTAAACCATAAAACTAACAATATTGATAGTAAAAACATAGACATTGTCCCCCTTCTGGAATCTCTGACCTGAGACTGAAAAAACAACAGCTTTGATGGAACACTCCATTGCCTGTTGCAGTCTGTCCACAAATGAAATGGGAAATGACAATGGtacccctctcccttttctttgagtAGATTACCACACTCCATATTTAAAACTGGGAATTCAATGCAGGTCATCTTCACTTTCAGTTACGAATTTAAATAGAAGTGTTGGATTGGATTAGACCATGAAGACTGACTGTTCCTATTTTTAAGAGATTTATATTATCATATGTAAGAGATTTATATTATCATAGCCCTTGCAAATAAACTGGCAGTGGTCTAAGACAATGGAGTTAAAATATTTCTGATAGGACAATCTAAGATGTAGTGTAAGTAAGCAATGAATTTAAGATGCTTAAAATGAAGATTTATGAGTACAATAACATACACTGCAAGATGGGACTGCTGTGATTACAGTTAAAGATGCCATCTGCACTTGCAGGTTCCATTGCCAGAAGATTCCTGATTAGCAAGGATGGTAAACCAAAATGGCAAATATAATGACCTACTTGGAAACATCATTCTACCCAATGAGATTCTCACTGAAAACAACATCAGCCCTAGGAGAGAAGCATGTGGTATGCAGGTGTCTGTCATTGATGCCAAAGACATCAGTCTCAGAGCAGATTCTGAGAGATCAGATGACATATTCTTTGAAGTCTCCAGACTGTCTGGTTCTATTTTCACTCGTCCTGGTATTGCAAGATGGTAAGCTCTTAGCAGAAGACAAGTCCACATTTGATCTGAGCAAGGCGATGTTTGGAGAACATGTAGGGGAAAATAGTAGGGGTCCTTGCTGTTTTCAGCATGGGGGATCTAGGAAAGCCTTGTGAAGACGCTGACACCAGCCTCGGGCAGATGTTAGATCAGGGTAGATACTTTACATTCAATGAGAAATCAAAGGGCGCTCATTTAGTGGAAAAACTGAGAGAGTCGGGGGAGAGCATGTTGCACAGAGAGGCTCCACATCagagcattaaaaaaaataaaaaaatgccaaGAGAAGTGCACACTGTACAGACTCCAACTAAGAGGTGAGGTTAATGCGCTTCAAATGTAATATTATTACACAAGCATCTACTTATTGAGTGTATTTCCCATAGCTTGTGATAGAGAAAGCAAGGCTGAAGCCCCTGACACACCTGAGAGGCTGTCCATAAAGGACCCATTGCCCAAgggacaacaaaaacaaaaaggtatatatttaaatatgaatttaatatttaaatatgaacTGTTATGTATGTGCAAGTCAAATCTGCCATGTCATACATATTCCCCTTTGGTTTtagtaaaagaaaaacacagcttCCACCATGACTACAGACAGAGTATGAGTGCGAGTGGCAACACCATCCTGGGGAAGCCGGTGTTCAAGTTCCATCACAGCTCTGTGCCCCTTACAACCCAGTGTCAGACAGAAGATGCTCAGATCTCTGTCAGGTCATTGACATCCCAGACTTCTTTAGCAAAGATTTGGAGAAGCGAGCCAAAGCCGTTGCAGCATGTAGGGAGTTGTGTGGCACGGGCCATGTGGTGTACTGACTAGTTATACAGCCGGGGCgcttcacagacagacagcgagagataCAAATACAGGAGGTGGTCAGGAAGTGCTCCAGAAGACCATCATTTTCTTCACCTACAAGGACAAGCTAGGGATGATGAGTTTGAAGGAGTACATTGGATGATTAATATGATTATTGGATGATTAATATGATTAAGTGTTGTTGTTCAAGGTGTCATGCCTTCgacaacaatgacaacagtTCAAAGTAGGTTTTAGCATTGCTCAAGATCATTTTAATGTTAATAAGTAATACCCTGGctacaacatttttttttaaagaaagattGCACAGTTCTTTAGTGCAGGGCACTACCTCAAATGACTAAACAGTCCTCCACTAGTTTTTCCACAAGGCTCCTTTTCCAAACTTCAAAGAATATTAACATGACAAATACTGTGCATGTAAACAATATTCCAGAAGGAAATGTTCACACAATTCTAAACAATATCTGAAACAATTTCTTGACACAATCTCAGACAACCAAAAAGCTAATGTTAGCTCTGTGAGACATTTGCATTTAGCATTGTAGTATTAGGATTTTAgataaaacatgtttttcatCCTTTTGACAATCATTAGTCAAATTGTTTATAAAAGTGTTTATACTGATGTATTCTACTGATTATTTTCAACTCTTTTACATTCTTTACAATGTCAAACTTTTGTTTTAATGCCCAATAACTATTGATTACCTTTTAATAAATTAACTAACACTTAATAGATTCGACTGTCTGGCGAGCACCACATCCAGGAGTTATGGAATATACATTTGTTGAAACTGTGTACTTATAAAAGTTTGTGaaatatctctcactctctctatcacacacacacacacacacacacacacacacacacacacacacacacccacacacacacacacacacacacacacacacacacacacacacacacacacacacacacacacacacacacacacacacaataatcaatACTGAATTCATGTGGAACTTCCCTAAGGCCTTTGTGCCTAGTAGGCACAGGGTGTCAGAGTGTGGATGTACATCCATAGCTACTGGGGCTCTATGTAAGGAGAACAATTAACTGGAGTTCAGCTTCTGCATTTGCGCAGCACTAATTAACACTTCACACCTGACAGTAAAAATAGATTTACAGTCCtaatggcgcacacacacacacacacacacagacacattccagTCAGCTTTCACCATTTGGCTTCTCACAGTGGTAAGAAAGATCTCACggaaggaggaagaaaaggtGGTGGTGATAGCTGCAATCTTGTAAACAGGTGTTGTTTTCATGGCAAAAAGAAAAGTTAGAAGGAAATTAGTTTCTAGAAGTTAAACAAAGTTCAAAGACAGAGCTACAGTGTgcagcaggggttttcaaccagggttccgtggccccctggtggtccgcggcggcattgcagggggtccgccacatgagcctatgttgatcagttcaccattgaatttttttatttttataaatacgctttgatatttcaacacatttccagattactcctgaatatcgtgaaaaatattgaagaaattacactgacaagtgctacaggcgaaatatgtgcgcggggggagggggcgtggcgacggctagcgatgtaccctgatcaTTTCACATGTTTAAGTGTattaggcagaatatctgtgcgaggggagggggcatggcggcggttacaaacccGCACGCGGGTGCaagcacatcagtgggccgcaaattactttctagtcagaatggtggtccctgggacaaaaccagttgaaaacccctggtgtgCAGTATAGGAATAGAGGAATAGTATGTGTTGTTGTGGTATAATGTTAGAAAAACAATTTTCTGTTTTAGAgaaaatacaatgttatgtCTGAACAGCGATTTTGCTTGTTACTTACAAGAAGTCTACAAAGATAACTCAATACAGTAGTATTAAGAAATAAAGGGAAGTTAAGACATTACAAccctacatatactgtatatatatattcacacacagagctttGTTTGTAAATCAGGAGGTCCCGAAACTCaataaaaaagtaaaggtcctggtattaaccaatcattaataaatattacTTCCATGGAAACATTAATTAATATAACTTCTGGGTATACCGATAATCTACCCATCCACCTATCGTCTACCGACAGGGAcaggaacaaaaataaatacatttgcaatGGCTAGATCGATATAACTATACCATTTAGTCATCATCTTTATTAGTTAACTACTTGCTATAAACTGGGTAAGGTTTGTAGGTTAGTAACAGGCCAAAACAACCCTTAGGCCACCGGGAAATGTCCTTGTGCTCCCGACAGACTGTCCTCCCCTGGTTCATATCGCTTCAAGCGTCACTGCATGACCTGAGTGATGGATGTTTCCACACGTCTTTTTCTGTTGAGTCTAAATGGTTCTCATATGTGCTGcgttaaagcaacattatgtaacaattttagcTTAAAATAAcggcttcaaaatcattttgactTGTAATACAGAAAATGACGTCTTTGCCACATGGTAGAGGCGACGAAGAAACCGAAGAAGACTTTGTCGGAGgaagtgaggaaagagagagtaactgagagagaaagagagagtaaccgagcaagagaTCTAACCACGGTCAGTCTCGGACTAACTTTTACTTGTTGGCGAGAGctgaaaaagacaaaaggattgagtcagatgccgagctggccttctttctgttagactagtcagtaataacaaattagctgtcttgctatgtcttatgttgcgcttgcttgatgtttgactatGTTAGGGAAGTTGTCAGCGAGCTAGTATTTCAttataaacatccctgccaatgttattaaTGAAAGAATGTGATGTAGGCTGTAATCCTAtctgtgtcatccctgtcttgcggagatttgtagtttttccagatgcccaaagtcattgACCTCAGTTAGGCTAGCATCCGAATAAATTCATCTCACaccaaaaagtttgatcaaCCTTGGTCAATCTCACTCCAAATAAGCCTTGgcagtttgcaaccttgaaaacctaaccAGGTTACCTATTATGCACAATATGAGTCTTTATCATATCACCAACAACATTGTATTAGATTAcccatactccacattcaaaagctaagaaaacaatgtatagagGCTGAAATCACAAGCAGTAGGCTATTTCAGCAAAACCACAATTTGTCATGCTTTTTCAACATGCTTTTTTCGCTTCTGGCACCGTCTTTGACgtttccatatccttcagcttatcaacaaatacatgtgtaccactgtccattagggggtctcaaagCCGAATTTGTATTtactacactccgcaacttttgggggagctcagtagcacaaaataccaattctcgcataatggggctttaaaagCCCAAATATCTGGATGGGCAGTTTAATCTAACACACTACTGTTAAATATTGATAGGTTCATAACTCGCAAACCACTATCACTGACCCATGACACTGACCTACAGTAATGTCTGTGTGATgcatctaaatctaaatctaaattcATTTACTAATCTGAcatgtgttgtgagtgtggcAACTTTCTAGACAGACTATGATATCAGATCTGTAACTtagctttagttttgtttatGTAAGCTGTGGTAGCTATCAATGCATGACATGATCAGGAAAAAAAGTTGAATTGTTCATAAACTTGGGTGTTATGACTGTTTGTAGGACTACCAAACCGATAATTATGCTCTGTCATGTCACGTTCACATAACTTGGAACTTCCGTAGAAATTTACACACCTTGTTAGGATAGAATGTTTGTACTTCAGGTAACGGAAAAAATCTGcacatatatattattttccTCACACTGACTGATTGTCCATATATATGTAAGGTTAGGGTAAGGAACCAGAGGCCAATGTGACATCTGTGTTTTCTATGTACTGTACGTTGTAGGCTAAAAGTTGACCGCCTGTGATTACAAATAATTGAATATTATTATTGAAGCTTAATGTGTAATCATAAATGTAATCGAGTAAGAGTGAAATGTATTCTGCATTACAGAATTATCGTTGAGCGATAAGTacttctctcttgttcttctgtTGGAGTGTGGGACAGTTAAACTTAAACTATGAGTATTATGCAAGAAAATGCTTTGAACATGATCTTGATGTTTTTGGTCTATAGATTGATAAACAAACTCTTTTCTCCACCGCATATGCggtaacatccccccccccccccccccctaaacaaATTAAGCTATCCATCCCTACTAACCTCTAGACTTACCTTTGCACCATATTCTCCATAAATAATTCCCCTAAGATCTTATTTACCTTATTAGGCCCATAGGCctatatgttaaataatgtgaagACCACAGCAACGATTACACTTTGGTGGTTTGAACTGTGCTGGGCTTTAAGCAATTCCACATGACATATTGGATGATTTCACAGacaatttaacagtttaaatattttcataacATGCACTGTTGTCTGTTGGACTTGAACCAAACAAATGATAAGTggcttgtcatcacagcacatgtCCTATTGATGGGATTGTTTCACAAAAGACACAATTTCAACAGCACACCCACATATTGATATGCCGTTTCACCCGTCCCTCAGAGGTTTGCTGCTACTCCTGCGTCCTATGAATGTATACATGCAATTTCTTCTTGACTCCTCTCTTTGATGTTGCGCCATTTGCAGACTATCATTACGCCACACATGTAGCTCACCACTTgttgccctatgaaattagggcctaTTCTGTGACTACATGGATTTTGAAAATTCCATCATATCCACAATGTGATAAGCCATACAGATGCACAAATCTTCAGTCAATATTACAACCATCTctaacaaaccacacacacaggcattggtTTACGATCAATATTTGCTTTGCAATTACATGAAATCACATGCCTCCTGAATGATCCAGTGCACAAGTAAGCTTTTACAAACCTTAAAATATTGAATTTCTCTCATTCCACTGTCAGTGAAACATGCTgattattcaagcatataaagACTTTGTAATGGAGATATTTACCATATGATCTGTAATACTTCATTCGATTTCTTTTCTAGTCCTCCTGAAGTGACTCACTGGTGCCCTCTAGTGATCCCTCTGATACTCTCTTACAGTAGAATCTCACTCTGCTTTCAAGATGCTTTTAAAATGAACAATCAAATACCAAAGCAAATCCATTGTATTTGTACATGAAAACAGCATTATCAAAACTGATAGTTTTGTTGCCATCCACCATAGCAATGCACTGATCCTCTCCCCGTTGGATTGTTTTTTCCATCATCACTGACACGAccagataaacaaacaac from Clupea harengus chromosome 8, Ch_v2.0.2, whole genome shotgun sequence encodes:
- the LOC105905967 gene encoding trace amine-associated receptor 13c-like is translated as MEISGSVEYNVVQYCFPSNNVSCPKEMRSKSGYIILYIFFAALSVCTVFLNLLVIISISHFKQLHTPTNLLILSLAVADFVVGFIVMPIESIRLIENCWYFGVMFCSLFPFILYIVISASLGNLVFISIDRYIAVHDPLRYPSKVTIQKTMFCIFLSWFCSIVYAVISLYDHLGHPVVHSSCYGHCTVVTDYTLAITDVIITFLSPCTAMIALYVRIFNTARKQIKLISAATAPNIHQHTMVVVEKKSEHKAAKTLGIVVVMYLLCWIPYYICILTESSVSTSSVMLNIFSWFMYINSCINPVIYALFYPWFKTSVQHILTLKILDTSSSLKNLFPENQ